In Musa acuminata AAA Group cultivar baxijiao chromosome BXJ2-3, Cavendish_Baxijiao_AAA, whole genome shotgun sequence, the following proteins share a genomic window:
- the LOC135607567 gene encoding uncharacterized protein LOC135607567 has product MAYQFTNIFGTRKRDMLQENHAGSLPEEEPSTGHPSVGPGDQPLPILRDERIPASMPYRYWHLFNDPGLSPLGLTMGPSVVSPEAFLGLTKQVHVMAGMMLQGLETYDGGSDPAEHIAVFWAQMALYGTSDALMCRALLTTFRGPARAWFNWLLPSLILSFDQLAKEFEQNFLASMHPRPSMATLLALSQCENKSLSQFVARISDGFEAFKVLLAIDREAAINHPRDAPARQPVHRRRSSGSGKAHGREEAKGRIIPRNDLSSPRATPPEAQPTRVATPEALASPSKCISFHRDYNHDMEDYRDLQNQIEDLIRRGHLRCYLKEPREATPCPRGPAERQIDVISGGPATDGSNSTARKAYAWSTVEKRPRPELEPEITFGAEEVKRSHHNDALAISIRMANAWVKRVMADTLTPSRSSA; this is encoded by the exons atggcTTATCAGTTCACCAACATTTTTGGCACTAGAAAGAGGGACATGTTGCAGGAGAATCACGCAGGATCCCTCCCAGAGGAAGAACCATCAACCGGTCACCCCTCTGTCGGGCCTGGAGATCAACCCCTCCCCATCCTCAGAGACGAGAGAATCCCGGCCTCGATGCCATATCGCTACTGGCACCTATTCAATGACCCAGGGTTGTCACCCCTCGGGCTTACCATGGGACCCTCGGTCGTCTCGCCCGAAGCATTCCTCGGCCTAACCAAGCAAGTGCATGTGATGGCGGGAATGAT gctgcaaGGACTGGAGACGTACGACGGTGGCTCCGATCCCGCAGAGCACATCGCCGTGTTTTGGGCTcaaatggccctctatggcacctccgatgcactGATGTGTCGGGCATTGCTGACCACCTTTAGGGGACCGGCACGAGCGTGGTTCAACTGGCTACTCCCGTCCTTGATCTTAtctttcgaccagctcgccaaggagtTCGAGCAGAATTTCCTTGCCAGCATGCATCCCAGACCTTCCATGGCCACTTTGCTCGCGTTATCCCAGTGCGAAAATAagtcgctctctcagttcgtGGCAC GCAtttctgatgggtttgaagccttcaaggttcttctagccattgatcgagaagccgccatcaaccatccccgagatgctccagcgcgccaaccagtacatcgcCGCCGAAGCTCTGGTAGCGGGAAAGCGCATGGGCGAGAAGAGGCCAAGGGCAGAATAATCCCGAGGAACGACCTCAGTAGCCCCAGGGCAACCCCGCCAGAGGCCCAACCGACAAGAGTTGCTACTCCCGAGGCCCTCGCCTCTCCCTCTAAATGCATCTC GTTCCACCGAGACTACAACCATGACATGGAAGACTATcgtgacctccagaatcaaatcgaGGACCTGATCCGAAGAGGTCACCTCAGGTGCTATCTCAAGGAACCTCGGGAAGCAACTCCGTGCCCTAGGGGACCCGCCGAAAGGCAGATCGACGTCATCTCTGGAGGACCGGCTACCGACGGCAGCAACTCCACGGCAAGGAAGGCCTATGCTTGGAGCACGGTCGAGAAACGTCCCCGACCCGAGCTCGAGCCCGAAATCACTTTCGGAGCTGAAGAGGTTAAGCGCTCCCATCACAATGATGCTCTGGCGATCTCCATCCGGATGGCCAACGCTTGGGTCAAAAGAGTAATGGCCGACACCTTGACGCCTTCAAGAAGCTCGGCTTAA